The following nucleotide sequence is from Paenibacillus odorifer.
GCTATTATTCACATTAACTCGAAACGAAATTGATCCTAGCTCACTGGTTTCAAGGGTTAAACTTGCCCCTATTTATGATACAGTTCACCGAGTATGATCTTAAACTAAGCTGCCCGTAAGCTAAATATGCTAACAGTCATTCCCTCAAATCCTTTGATAGACCTCCGCATAGGAAAACTTAAGTTGTTCTCGCAACTTTTTATTTTCTTCTTCGAGTTCTTCATCTTTCGTTTTAACAACGCAATGATGGCGTCCTTGTTGTTTTCATCCATCTCCCGCTTAATTTGTTTCGGTGTCGGCACTTGAACTTGCTGCTGACGAAGCGATTCAACGCGAACACGTATCTCAGGATTGTCTACCCGGTAAGCACTTTATTATTCAGTCTAATACTTGTTTTCATCGAACGCCAACAGATAATTGCATTTCTCCCCCTCATGCGTTACACTCTTTATATTGACAAATTTGCAGGTCTATATTAAAAAAGGAGGTTAACGCGCCCATGTGCCCCCGTACCAAAGAACAAAATGAGCTCATACGCATGCAGCGCAGAGAACAGATCCTGGACTTCGCCGCGCATACCTACTTCCGTACGGGCGGAAGCTTTGATATTCGCGACGTCGCCCGCGAGGCTGGTCTCGGTTATGGCACGGTATACCATTATTACCCCAACCGGCATTTACTAATAGAAGATGTGCTGAGCAGCGGCTTCGAGCGATGTGAGCAAACCCTGACTCAATGGGCGAACATCAGCCGGGACAACCCTGACGACAGGCAGTTGTTAACGTATTGCAAGACGCTACTCCAGTTGTGGCAGTCAGATGCCCGCGCATATCTCGTCTACAAAATGGCAGCGGAACATTTTACAGGCTTGCCAGAGAAAGATCGGCACCCTGCCAAGAGACGATTCATGGAAAGGCTGTATGTTCCACTCCAATCGACTATGCAGCGTGAAGACGACAGCATCAACCTTATGCTTGCCGTGTTGGTCGGCTGCTGCGGGCTGCACTACTATGCGAGCAATTCCGAGCTGGACATCGATCGAATCGCCCAGCTCGCGATACAAGCCATTACAAAGGAGTCCTGAAACAAACATGGTCATCTTAAAAAGCAAGTATGAAATCGAAGCCATCCGCAAGGCATGCCAGGTTGTGGCCGAATGCCATCGCACAATTGCCCCGCTCATCAAACCGGGCATCACAACGAACGAGATTGAGCGCATATTCGAGGATATTATTTTGAAGCACGGCGCCAAACCATATACGAAGGGCTACAATGGTTATCAATATGCGACCTGTGCCTCCGTCAATGACGTAATTGCACATGGCTTCCCTACAAATAAGCCACTTGAGGAAGGCGATATCGTGACGATCGACACGGTAGCGGAGCTCGACGGCTGGCTCGGCGATTCAGCCTGGAGCTATGCGGTCGGGAAGATCTCACCGGCGGCTGAGAAGCTGATGCGCGTCACGAAGGAGTGCCTTGACCTCGGCATCGCGCAGGCACAGCCCGGCAATCGGCTCGGAGACGTGACGAGCGCAATCCAGCAGCATGCCGAATCGAACAACTTTGGCGTCGTGCGCGACCTTCTCGCTCATGGCATCGGTCGTGACCTGCATGAGGAGCCTACCTATATGCATGTCGGCAAGCCCGGCAAAGGCCCCCGCATCAAGGAAGGCATGGTATTCACGATCGAGCCCATGATCACTGAAGGCACCTACAACATGACAATTGATCAGGACGGCTGGACCGCCCGGACGCTGGACCGCAAACTCGCCGCCCAATACGAGCATACGATCGCCATCACCTCTGAAGGTCCACAAATCCTGACCGCGCAATAGAACAATTAGAAGCCGACCAACGAGAGGGTCGACTTCTTTTTTATTTATTGAGCAGAACTTCTTTCTTCATCCGATACATGTGTGATCTTCTCACATAGGTGGAGAAAACGAATGTCCCGCGGACCGATTGAATTCTTAATGCGAAAAGTATGCTAAACTTAGGAACAACAAAATCCCCCTCAATCTGAGGGGGAGTTCTATTGCAATGCATTACGTTTCTCCTAACATTTCCTACAAACGCTAATGATAGATGAAGATGACGGAGAAAACGGCGTTTTATTCCAGTCAGCATATAGATGTTCGACGCGAAAGCCGTGACGGGTTAATAAAGAATGCAGCGTATTCGGATCCGTGAACCGACAAGCAATTCGGGAAGTCGTTCGTTTATACCCCCAATCACGCATCGTGACCCAATGCATGATATGCTGGCCAGCATCGTAACATTGTGTGCCTGATACCTTGACGTTATTTCCATCCTTATCAATAAATGATCCCCATTCTGTCTCCTCTTGATCGGATAAATCCGTTCCCTCCGGATTACGGGTCTCAAATGCAAAGATTCCATGAGGTTGTAAATGTTTGTGAACGGTCGTGAGCAAATCGCTTTGATCTTGATCACTTAAAAATGCCTGAAATGCATTACCAGTCAAATAAATCATCGAAAATCGCTTGTCCGATTCGAAGGTACGGGCATCACCTTCCATAAAAGTAACAGTCAGCCCTTTCGCCTTCAACCGCGCATATGCAATCATTGCTGAAGAGATATCTACACCGGTCATTGTTATACCGGCTTTCGAGAGGGGGATCGTTGTTAAGCCTGTACCACA
It contains:
- a CDS encoding TetR/AcrR family transcriptional regulator, producing MCPRTKEQNELIRMQRREQILDFAAHTYFRTGGSFDIRDVAREAGLGYGTVYHYYPNRHLLIEDVLSSGFERCEQTLTQWANISRDNPDDRQLLTYCKTLLQLWQSDARAYLVYKMAAEHFTGLPEKDRHPAKRRFMERLYVPLQSTMQREDDSINLMLAVLVGCCGLHYYASNSELDIDRIAQLAIQAITKES
- the map gene encoding type I methionyl aminopeptidase, with product MVILKSKYEIEAIRKACQVVAECHRTIAPLIKPGITTNEIERIFEDIILKHGAKPYTKGYNGYQYATCASVNDVIAHGFPTNKPLEEGDIVTIDTVAELDGWLGDSAWSYAVGKISPAAEKLMRVTKECLDLGIAQAQPGNRLGDVTSAIQQHAESNNFGVVRDLLAHGIGRDLHEEPTYMHVGKPGKGPRIKEGMVFTIEPMITEGTYNMTIDQDGWTARTLDRKLAAQYEHTIAITSEGPQILTAQ
- a CDS encoding class I SAM-dependent DNA methyltransferase; the protein is MIEHSNLEEFQDPVNYDLEFDGEMDKYQFYLELARSSPGEVLELACGTGLTTIPLSKAGITMTGVDISSAMIAYARLKAKGLTVTFMEGDARTFESDKRFSMIYLTGNAFQAFLSDQDQSDLLTTVHKHLQPHGIFAFETRNPEGTDLSDQEETEWGSFIDKDGNNVKVSGTQCYDAGQHIMHWVTMRDWGYKRTTSRIACRFTDPNTLHSLLTRHGFRVEHLYADWNKTPFSPSSSSIISVCRKC